TATATCGACTCTGATGAACCGGGTCAGACCGTGACACTATCTGTTTTGCGGGGGGGCACACAAACGAGTGTGAAGGTGACACTTGCCCCGTGGCCGAGTAATCAGTAAGCGAGCGCGATAGATTGACTCGTAAAAAAACGACAATAGGGCCGTCCTGGCGCCACAGTTGTGGCAAGGGCGGCCTTTTCTGTTGGCGCGCAGTGTTCGCCTTTTGCGTTAGGCCCTCCCTGTGCGGCCGCCAGACGTTTGCCCATAGAATGGTAAGCTAGCGCCAATTGGGCTATGATGAGCTTGCGATGATTGGCCTGTACACGTTCGCGCGTGTCGACGGTGTGCGATGGTCGGGTATCGGTCGCAGGGGTGGTTGCTTGAGGAAATTTCTATTGACACTTGTGTTTTGTTTCATGATGTACGTATATTGGTATGCCCATCGACACTTAGTGTGGAGTTTATCGTGGTGGCCGGCTGATAGAAAATTTGGTGTGGTATTCTCACAGCATATGATCGCGATTCGAGGGATTCATTCACTCGACCAGTTTAATGCTTGGTTGGGCGCACATTTTGCAGAGGACAGGCCAGTGACGTATACGGCCTGGATTGGATTCCTCGTGCTTTCAGCAGTTCCGAATAAAGTACTAGGTGTGATTCTGTTTGTCGTTCCTTTTTGGGTGAAAGTTTTCGTGATCTGTGCGCTACATTGGTTGTTCATGATATCTCTTCCCGGTCGGCGGCGCCGTCGTCAGTTGCAGAAAACGTCAATCTCAAGACTGGCTGATGGAAAGGTCGATGGAGATGGCTCAAGGGACACCCCTTTGCGCCGTCAGGCCAGACGACATCTCGAGCAGCGGCGAAGTTGAAAAGCCTGCTGTTCGCAGGAGACGCAATCTGGATGTATCTCTCGCGCGTTTTGCAGCAGTCTATAGGGGATGACTGATTGCGCGGGGGGTTGTGATGAGATGAGTGAGAGGTCTAATTCAGACCGTTCAGTGGTCAATTTCGAGTTTGAGACGTTTACGCCGTCCGACTTTGAAGGCCATCAAAATTTGGATAATCCGTCCGTGCGTGGATATCTCGTCTACAACGACGGTCGGAAAGACTTTGGCTTCGGAACGTTTGGCATGTCTGACACGTATACGATTGATTATGACGTGCTCAACCAAATCAAAGCAAAACACCCTGCGTTTATGAAGGAAATTGTGGAACAAGGCGGTTTTAATATCAATGGGGTGTGGCACGAAGTGAATGGTGACGGTGACCTCATCAGCCATTGATGTATCGCGCGAAAGCAAGCGCCATCCGAGCGAGCCCTATCAGGGCGTGGCGTTGGATGGCGTTTGTTCCGTTTTTGCCAGCTGTTGAAGCTCCGTTAAGAACCCTTTCGGGGCAATATACGCGTGTGCGTTGTTGAACAGCAGAATCACGTTTGTACTCGTCCGTGCAACGGGAATACTTAAAATGTGGTTGGATGATTCGATCAAGACGCTGTCGATATCTGTGGCAAAGTCGCCTTCGTTCCCGGTGTAGGGCTTTGCCGTCTCCAACAGGCGGCAAAATCGCAAGATGCTGTCCTGACTGGTCAATTGGTATTGACCTGACGAATTTGCTGTAGAAGACCCCGTTGTTTGAATCAGGACTTGACTGATGGTGGAAACATCGAATGATGTCCCCAGCATTTGCACACGTACGTGCTGCTGACTCACCTCAAATGCGGCAACGCCACAGAACAGGGCGATAATCAGCGCCGGAAGAATGAAGAGCTTGGCTGATAAGCGCCGGGATCGCATTGAAAACATAATCCACCCACCTCGTTAACGAAACATCCTCATTATAGACGACGCGGTGGGGGAAAATGTGACACATATATGGAGATTTATCGCGAATTTCTCCTGTAAATATATGACTTCTTACGTTCTTGGCCTGCGTACGATTGATGAAACATCTTGAGTAGCGCCCTTTTTTCCAGCCTGGATACATATGACCTAGATATATCCAGGGTGTCTGCGACCTCGTTTTGTGTCCACTCCCGGCCGTCTACCAGTCCAAATCGCAACTCGATGACTTTTCGCTCGCGTTCGTCTAAGACGTCGAGTAGTTTAATCATGCCGCTGATTTCCAAACGCTTATTGACTTCATCCTCTGTATTGTCCGTGTCGGACCAGAGAATGTCTGATATCGTAATTTCATTCTCCACAGCATGATGTCTGTATTGGTCGATTCAAAAGGCGGTTTAGAACAAGGGATAAAGGTCTAAGTCGAACTCCGCGCCCCGCTGATGCTTTTCCTTGTTGTACACCGCTTTATACAAAACTGTGCGAAGCAATCGATTCTGTTCTGCCGGTGTTTTCATGTTGGGGTAGAGGTCGAGCACGTGTATCACGTGCGGGATAGTCTTTTGCGGTGTGCGCTCAGCCGCTATTTCCCGGTCAATGTCCTTCATCAAGCGTTCTTTCTGGTGCGCTAATGTGGATAATTCCGAGACGAGCTTTTGTTTGCGATCACGGTATGTCGCTGCGTCATAGATGCCTTGTTCGAGCAGGTTGTGTAAGTTGTCTCGTTGTGTTTCTAAGCGGCGAATGTCATCCTCTATCTTCGTCAGTAACCGCATGTTGTGGTGCGCCTCTGTTGGAGCATTTGTGGCAGCAGTCACCTCGTCGCAGGAGATGGTGTATTCGCAAAGCCATTCGCGGAGCGCCTGAACCACTCTTTGCTCGACAATATCCAGTCGGGTGCTGCGTTGGGGGCAATTCGGGTTTTTGCAGATTAAGTGGGGACCTTGTTTGGTGTAAGGCCGGCGAATCAGTTTCTCGCCGCATTTCGAACATTCGATGAGGCCGGCCAATGGGTTCGCAATCTGTTTTGAGAAACCGAGTGGGGCATGAGATCTCGACGCGCGGATTTGAGCGCTCGCCTCAAACACCTCTATCGAAATCAGCGGCGTGTGGCGCCCTTTGGCCCGAATCACTTCTTCCTCGGGGCGTTTCGTGTAGGTTCCTTTGCGTTTGTCGTGCTTTATCCGTCCCCATACGACGTAACCGGCGTAATGGGCATTCCTGAGGATCGCAACGACGTTCGCAGCTCTCCACGACTTTCCCGTTGGGGTCTTTATCCCGAGTGTGTTCAAGTACGATGCAATGTGGCTGCCACCCATACCGCGATTGACGTGGAGATCAAAAATCAGGCGCACCGTGTCGGCATCTTGATTTGGAATGAGTATCCGGTCGTCATTCACGTCGTAACCAAAGGGTGGCCGAGTGCCGAGGTATTTGCCGTCCTGGACGCTTGTGATGCGTCCTTGTTGCATTCGCTTGGTGATCATCTTGAGTTCGCGGCGGGCAAAGAACGCTTTAAACTCGGTCCACTCTTCGTCCATTTCATCACAGAGATCATAGACTTTGTCAGGGGTTAGGATGAGGGTGCCGGCTTCGCGAAAGACCCGCATGATGCGTCCTTGGTCTTCCATATCGCCGCGCCCAAGGCGGTCGATGTCCATGGTTAAAACGGCTTGTGTCTCACCCTTTTCTACGCCTTGCAGAAGCTTTTGCATTTCTGGTCGCTCCGATATAAATTCACCGGAGACAACTTCTTCAAATACACGCGTGATACGCCACTGAAACTTGGACGCCAATTGAAAGAGTTTGCGGCGGTGGCGAGATAAGGTCTCGATGTCACCGCGCCCCTCACGGCGCGCGCGTTCCTCTGCTTCCCGGTCTTCTCGCGATTTCCGGAGATATACCCACACATTGCCGAGATGCTCAGGGAATGTCCCGAAAGACATTGGTGGATGCGCCTCCTCGTTTGCAGGTCGTAGGCGGGTCGTAGAAGTGACCACAACTCATTCATATTGAACCTACAGCGATTTAACACCGATTTCCCATGTTAGCGGTGTGTGGCGGAACTTCGTCAGGCAAGCTGCAACCTTCGTCGTCATACGTTTACAGGGGGTGTTGCAGTTGCGACCGAGTGAGGGTATTCAGACGACAACGAGCGTTCGACCGGACAAGGAGATGCATATCGGGGGGACGCGGATAAGGATCTTTGCACCACAGCCGATGTCCGCTGCACAGCGCCAAACGCGCCATCAAGCGGTCGTGAACATCGTCGCAAAGTATTATCAAGAGACAATGACATCTCCGCAACAGAAGGGGAAATGACAGCCACGCCGCTTTGGCATATGGTTGTCGAAGAGCATCATCGCAAAAACCGCGCCTCTCCATAGCGGAAGAGGCGCGGTTTCCTTGGCACCTACTGCAACTTTCGGCTCTTGACAAGTGACGTGGCGCATTATTGTTGAAAATGGGCGATGGATAGACGCAATTGTTCAGCCATCCGCGATAACTCATGGGTTGAGGCAGCCACTTCTTGCATGGTTGCCATTTGTTCTTCTGCCATAGCAGCCACACTTTCCGAACTTCCTGCATTCTGTTCTGCGGACGCCGCAATTTGTTGAATAGACGTCAGCACTTGGGACGTACCTGCTGCAATTTGTTGGGCTGCAGAGGAGACATCGAGGATTTGTGTTTGTACGGCCTCGACGGCCTCCGTGATTCGCTCGAAGGAGGTACCAGCTACATGCACGGCCTGAATGCCGTGGTCCACATCTGTCTGTGCAGATTGCATGGCCGTGACCGCAGTTTCCGACTGCGCCTGCATGAGCGAGATGGATTCCACGATTTGTCGGGCTGCGTCGGCTGTGTCACCAGCGAGTTTTCTTACCTCTTCGGCGACGATGGCGAATCCGCGTCCATGTTCGCCCGCGTGAGCGGCTTCAATGGCGGCATTGAGTGCCAAAAGGTGAATTTGCGATGAGATGCTTGTAATCAATTCGGTCATGTTGCCGATATCTTGAGAGTTGGTTGCGAGCGAGTGAATCAGTTCCGCCAATTGCGTGACGCCCTGACCCACAGCGTTCATCTGCGATACGGCATGCTGGATGGAATCGTTGCCGTGCTTCGCGATATCCGCCGCTTCAGTGGCCGCGTGGCCAACCGATTGCGCGTGATTGGAAATCTGCTTGATGTCCTCGCTGATCCCTGTCACTGCAGTCAAACTTTCTGAGACATTGCGCGCTTGAATCGCGATATTGTCGGACATCGCATGAATAGAGAGCGACACGTGCTCCGCTGATTTGTTCGTCTCTTCGGCGCTGGCAGCCAATTCTTGAGACGCGGCAGCGAGTTTGTCCGATGTTTGCGAGACTTCGTCAATCACGGTTTCCAGTGTGTCGACCATTTGATTGAAGCTGTTTGATACCAATCCAAACTCGTCGTGATTGGCGATATGTACGCGTTGCTTCAAGTCGCCCGCGCCAACCCGTTTCGTGGTGTGAACTAATTTGCGCAGCGGGCCGACGATGTTGCGAATGTTGATATAGATTAGTCCGCCAGCCAAAATCAAGGCGATGACGAGCACGATGAGCGTCGTCGTGAGAATCGGTCGCGCCGCGTTCGCCATGTCCTGTGTGTTCATGGAGCCTGCGATTTTCCAGCCTGTGATGGGGTTTGTCGTGTAGACGAGCTTTTGCTGGTGACCATCTTGTGCGTAGGTCTCAGAGCCGTCGGTGTTGGTATACATGCTATTTACCCACGGTAGTTTGCTGACATCTTCGCCAGCTTTCAGGGCAGGGTCGATGACGACTTTTTTAGCGCGATCGATAATCAATGGGTAACCTGTTTGGCCAATTTTGACAGACCCAATCACATCGCTTAACGCAGATACAGGAATTTCACAGTGGATCA
Above is a genomic segment from Alicyclobacillus acidoterrestris containing:
- a CDS encoding sigma factor-like helix-turn-helix DNA-binding protein, whose product is MENEITISDILWSDTDNTEDEVNKRLEISGMIKLLDVLDERERKVIELRFGLVDGREWTQNEVADTLDISRSYVSRLEKRALLKMFHQSYAGQERKKSYIYRRNSR
- a CDS encoding recombinase family protein; this translates as MSFGTFPEHLGNVWVYLRKSREDREAEERARREGRGDIETLSRHRRKLFQLASKFQWRITRVFEEVVSGEFISERPEMQKLLQGVEKGETQAVLTMDIDRLGRGDMEDQGRIMRVFREAGTLILTPDKVYDLCDEMDEEWTEFKAFFARRELKMITKRMQQGRITSVQDGKYLGTRPPFGYDVNDDRILIPNQDADTVRLIFDLHVNRGMGGSHIASYLNTLGIKTPTGKSWRAANVVAILRNAHYAGYVVWGRIKHDKRKGTYTKRPEEEVIRAKGRHTPLISIEVFEASAQIRASRSHAPLGFSKQIANPLAGLIECSKCGEKLIRRPYTKQGPHLICKNPNCPQRSTRLDIVEQRVVQALREWLCEYTISCDEVTAATNAPTEAHHNMRLLTKIEDDIRRLETQRDNLHNLLEQGIYDAATYRDRKQKLVSELSTLAHQKERLMKDIDREIAAERTPQKTIPHVIHVLDLYPNMKTPAEQNRLLRTVLYKAVYNKEKHQRGAEFDLDLYPLF
- a CDS encoding methyl-accepting chemotaxis protein; amino-acid sequence: MIGKFLNSVNRKLILSFIAVLLIPSLVVSVIAYRTSYAKMADELLNNATNNVALMNSDISKYIQPEMNNITYLSEEISKSDWSSNDGAKLDAILSSFSDTHPELADLDFASTTGFYRNYSSQQAPSGFNAQQQPWYQQAEQVSGQICILDPYPSSLLKGQLVIGISEVVHDGSGVIHCEIPVSALSDVIGSVKIGQTGYPLIIDRAKKVVIDPALKAGEDVSKLPWVNSMYTNTDGSETYAQDGHQQKLVYTTNPITGWKIAGSMNTQDMANAARPILTTTLIVLVIALILAGGLIYINIRNIVGPLRKLVHTTKRVGAGDLKQRVHIANHDEFGLVSNSFNQMVDTLETVIDEVSQTSDKLAAASQELAASAEETNKSAEHVSLSIHAMSDNIAIQARNVSESLTAVTGISEDIKQISNHAQSVGHAATEAADIAKHGNDSIQHAVSQMNAVGQGVTQLAELIHSLATNSQDIGNMTELITSISSQIHLLALNAAIEAAHAGEHGRGFAIVAEEVRKLAGDTADAARQIVESISLMQAQSETAVTAMQSAQTDVDHGIQAVHVAGTSFERITEAVEAVQTQILDVSSAAQQIAAGTSQVLTSIQQIAASAEQNAGSSESVAAMAEEQMATMQEVAASTHELSRMAEQLRLSIAHFQQ